A portion of the Chlamydia avium 10DC88 genome contains these proteins:
- the priA gene encoding primosomal protein N': MGSTKSTSFRLYAEVIVNSNINKILDYGLPKDFEHITVGTGVSVSLRGIKTYGIVHKIKTTSSCKQVLPILNVIASEIVIPSDLLQLMFWMSQYYFTPLGRIVRLVLPGITSHIIQPKQHYRVVLKQNKTKIQEAILAISKDSPAQAATLKTLLSCSSPPGLSELMEKAKVSSSPIHSLEKLGYLKIVNSTDLELQENKLTFFPPNSYPLHKQQRDALDKISLSLSSGKFQTHLLFGVTGSGKTEVYFQAVQEARKLNKSVILLVPEIALTTQIVTLFKAHFREKVGILHYKLSNSDRNKVWRDASKGKLNIIIGPRSALFCPVQNLGLIIVDEEHDSAYKHSESHPCYHARDVAVMRGKLAQATVILGSATPSLESYTNALSGKYILSELTFRASASSTVKVSLIDMNLEMEKHKTKTLFSQAVIRSIEKRLAIGEQSLIFFNRRGYHTNVSCSSCKHVLKCPRCDMVLTFHKYANVLLCHLCNSSLKEPQTSCPKCHGTLTLQYRGSGTEKIERMLHSLFPQARTLRIDSDTTKLRGSHEVLLKQFATGKADILIGTQMIAKGMHFPAVTLAVILNGDSGLYIPDFRASEQVFQLITQVMGRSGRSYLPGEVFIQSFLTENSTIRCAMQQDYSAFYSQEISGREICVYPPFTRLIRCIFLGKCPQLTRSEAERIHSILKEKLDTQAKVMEITPCGHFKIRDVFRYQFLIKSKQVLPVNQKLHETLVITKLSPKVKFTIDVDPITTFF; this comes from the coding sequence ATGGGCTCGACTAAATCAACTTCCTTTCGCCTATACGCAGAAGTTATCGTAAACTCGAATATCAATAAGATATTAGACTACGGTCTTCCCAAAGATTTTGAACACATTACTGTAGGAACTGGTGTTAGTGTCTCCCTACGGGGAATAAAAACATATGGTATTGTTCACAAAATCAAAACAACAAGTTCTTGTAAACAAGTTCTACCTATTTTAAATGTTATTGCTTCAGAAATTGTCATACCTTCTGACCTTTTACAACTAATGTTTTGGATGAGTCAGTACTACTTTACTCCTTTGGGGAGGATTGTGCGTCTAGTTCTTCCTGGAATTACATCACATATTATACAACCTAAACAACACTATCGTGTTGTCCTTAAACAAAATAAAACAAAAATCCAAGAAGCTATCCTTGCTATTAGTAAAGATTCTCCTGCACAAGCTGCCACGTTAAAAACACTGTTGTCTTGTTCATCTCCTCCAGGATTATCGGAACTTATGGAAAAAGCTAAGGTTTCCTCATCGCCTATTCATTCTCTAGAAAAACTGGGTTATTTAAAAATAGTCAACTCCACTGATTTAGAGCTTCAAGAAAATAAATTAACTTTTTTCCCTCCTAACTCCTATCCATTACACAAGCAACAACGTGATGCTTTGGATAAAATTTCTCTTTCCTTATCTTCTGGAAAATTTCAAACGCATCTTCTTTTTGGTGTCACAGGAAGTGGAAAAACAGAAGTCTATTTTCAGGCTGTGCAAGAAGCTAGAAAATTAAATAAAAGTGTTATCCTATTAGTTCCAGAAATTGCTTTAACAACACAAATTGTTACCTTATTTAAAGCACATTTTAGAGAAAAAGTTGGCATTCTTCACTATAAGTTGTCTAATAGTGATAGAAATAAAGTGTGGCGAGACGCTTCTAAAGGAAAACTCAATATCATTATTGGTCCGAGATCTGCTCTATTCTGTCCCGTACAAAACTTAGGATTGATTATCGTCGATGAAGAACACGACTCAGCATACAAACATAGTGAAAGTCATCCGTGTTACCATGCACGCGATGTGGCTGTTATGCGAGGAAAATTGGCGCAAGCTACCGTTATATTGGGTAGTGCTACGCCGAGCTTAGAAAGCTATACGAATGCATTGTCTGGGAAATATATTCTCTCTGAGCTTACCTTTCGAGCTTCTGCAAGCTCTACAGTAAAAGTGTCTCTTATTGACATGAATCTGGAAATGGAAAAACACAAAACAAAAACGTTATTTTCACAAGCAGTTATTCGCAGCATTGAAAAACGACTAGCTATTGGTGAACAATCATTAATTTTTTTTAATCGTCGCGGATACCACACTAATGTTTCCTGTTCATCGTGTAAGCATGTATTGAAATGTCCTCGTTGTGACATGGTATTAACTTTTCATAAATATGCTAATGTTCTTCTCTGCCACTTATGTAATTCTTCTCTAAAAGAACCACAAACTTCTTGTCCCAAATGTCACGGAACATTGACATTGCAATATCGTGGATCAGGAACAGAAAAAATCGAACGGATGCTCCATAGTCTTTTTCCTCAAGCTCGTACACTACGTATTGACTCGGATACTACTAAACTTCGTGGAAGCCATGAGGTACTATTAAAACAATTTGCTACAGGGAAAGCTGATATTCTCATTGGTACGCAAATGATTGCTAAAGGGATGCATTTTCCTGCAGTAACTCTAGCTGTCATTCTTAATGGGGATTCTGGACTATATATTCCTGATTTTCGTGCTTCAGAACAAGTATTTCAATTGATTACTCAAGTCATGGGAAGATCTGGGCGTAGTTATCTCCCTGGAGAAGTTTTTATTCAGTCTTTTCTCACCGAGAACAGTACTATTCGTTGTGCTATGCAACAAGATTATTCAGCCTTTTATTCTCAAGAAATCTCTGGTAGAGAAATATGCGTTTATCCTCCATTTACACGTTTAATTCGATGTATCTTTCTAGGGAAATGTCCTCAGTTAACCAGATCGGAAGCCGAACGTATTCACAGCATACTAAAGGAAAAATTAGACACACAGGCTAAAGTTATGGAAATTACCCCCTGTGGTCATTTTAAAATCAGAGATGTCTTTCGTTATCAATTCTTAATAAAAAGTAAACAAGTACTTCCTGTAAATCAAAAACTCCACGAAACATTAGTGATTACAAAATTATCTCCGAAAGTTAAATTTACTATCGACGTGGATCCCATAACCACATTTTTCTAA
- a CDS encoding aminotransferase class I/II-fold pyridoxal phosphate-dependent enzyme produces the protein MINTSSIDFITNDFLGFARSNKLINDVEQRYRLYCKEFPHAQLGACGSRATLGSSPILNDLEEKISRFHDVEAAFVINSGSMANLGLCYHITENTDMIFWDEGVHISVHSSLRVISGNHKSFPNNDLHTLESLLLAHRSASSGRIFIFVCSVYSCLGTIAPLEELLILASRYNAFLIVDEAHALGLFGEDGRGLCHQWGYENFYAVLVTYGKAMGAVGAAILSSIEVKADLMNKVPLLRYTTTMAPHTLLTIGTAYDHLPIEGVLARSRLMELQAYFTKHCDIHVLGGGVPMFFPDHIMELLISELRVANVHVGKIHFVKRPCIRINFHAYNTESEVDILVNTLNSCLEKCGYGIHVDSKFNFRR, from the coding sequence ATGATAAATACTTCTTCGATAGATTTTATAACTAATGATTTTTTAGGTTTCGCTCGATCTAACAAATTGATTAATGATGTTGAACAGCGCTATCGCTTGTATTGCAAAGAATTCCCTCACGCACAATTAGGGGCATGTGGATCGCGAGCTACTTTGGGATCTTCACCTATTCTAAATGATTTAGAAGAAAAGATTTCTCGTTTCCATGATGTAGAAGCTGCATTCGTGATTAATAGTGGTTCTATGGCTAACCTTGGGCTATGTTACCATATTACAGAAAACACGGATATGATCTTTTGGGATGAAGGTGTTCATATCTCTGTTCATAGTAGCTTGCGAGTAATCTCGGGGAACCATAAATCGTTTCCTAATAATGATCTCCATACTCTAGAATCTTTATTACTTGCTCATAGGTCCGCATCTTCTGGAAGAATTTTTATTTTTGTATGTTCAGTATACTCTTGTTTGGGAACGATAGCTCCTCTAGAAGAACTACTTATACTCGCAAGCAGGTATAATGCTTTTTTAATTGTAGATGAAGCTCATGCTTTAGGACTTTTCGGAGAGGATGGCCGTGGTTTATGCCACCAATGGGGATATGAGAATTTCTATGCTGTTTTAGTAACGTATGGCAAGGCTATGGGAGCAGTAGGTGCCGCTATTCTTTCTTCTATAGAGGTAAAAGCAGATTTAATGAATAAGGTCCCTCTATTGCGTTACACAACGACTATGGCTCCCCATACATTGTTGACGATAGGAACAGCCTATGATCATCTTCCTATTGAGGGAGTGCTAGCACGTAGTCGTCTTATGGAGCTACAAGCTTATTTCACAAAACATTGTGATATCCATGTTCTTGGTGGGGGAGTCCCTATGTTTTTCCCTGATCATATTATGGAACTTCTGATTTCTGAGCTCCGTGTTGCTAATGTACATGTGGGGAAAATTCATTTTGTTAAACGACCTTGTATTCGCATTAATTTTCATGCATATAATACTGAGAGCGAAGTCGATATTCTTGTAAACACACTCAATAGCTGTTTAGAAAAATGTGGTTATGGGATCCACGTCGATAGTAAATTTAACTTTCGGAGATAA
- a CDS encoding AMP-binding protein produces MHAWNLSDKQRIKSREGDTVLERFLALCSELTSDAICWDEQLGVLSYNDMLKSVIALAVKISRYPDHCIGVMMPASAGAFIAYFAILLSGKIPVMVNWSHGIKEMQSCLELAEVRYILTSKKLVSRLRQLHGGKYPAELIYMENIRKTLSLWDKLRIGIYFSLSTRWLTRIFGVANQNAEDIAVILFTSGTENLPKGVPLTHSNLLANLKACLSFFDPKETDVMLSFLPPFHAYGFNCCSLFPMLNGVPIVFSYNPLQPKKVVRSIEKMKVTFLGSTPVFFDYLIKTAKKCRASLRSLRFVILGGDTFKDSLRERTKKDFPHIILRQGYGTTECSPVVTINDENSPEKASCVGIPIDGMDVLIISEDTHVPVSSGETGLVVIRGTSLFSGYLRADPHQGFICLGGEDWYVTGDLGYVDKRGELFLQGRLSRFVKIGGEMISLGAVESLLSQGFGIPQDQEGVSLIVCEVPDSGGKLCLFTTFPTTCGEVNRILKNLEASNIMKISYHHQLESIPMLGAGKPDYRVLNTLAGTLFREKKS; encoded by the coding sequence ATGCATGCATGGAATCTTTCAGACAAACAGCGTATTAAATCACGCGAAGGGGATACGGTTTTAGAAAGATTTTTAGCGCTATGTTCTGAATTAACTTCTGATGCTATTTGTTGGGACGAGCAGTTAGGTGTTCTATCATATAACGATATGCTTAAATCCGTTATCGCTCTAGCTGTTAAGATTTCTCGTTATCCTGATCATTGCATAGGAGTAATGATGCCCGCATCTGCAGGAGCTTTTATTGCTTATTTTGCAATTCTTCTCTCAGGGAAAATCCCAGTTATGGTGAATTGGAGCCATGGTATTAAAGAAATGCAGTCATGTTTAGAGCTGGCAGAAGTTCGCTACATTCTTACTTCTAAGAAGTTAGTAAGTCGTTTGCGTCAACTGCACGGAGGGAAATATCCTGCTGAGTTGATCTATATGGAGAATATACGTAAGACACTTTCCCTATGGGATAAGTTACGCATAGGTATATATTTTTCTCTTTCTACTCGGTGGTTAACACGTATATTTGGTGTTGCAAACCAAAATGCTGAAGATATTGCTGTTATTTTATTTACATCAGGGACAGAAAACCTTCCCAAGGGAGTACCTCTAACTCATAGTAATCTTTTGGCTAATTTAAAAGCATGTTTGAGTTTTTTTGATCCTAAAGAGACAGATGTTATGCTTTCTTTCCTTCCTCCTTTCCATGCATATGGATTTAACTGCTGTTCTTTATTTCCCATGCTGAATGGCGTCCCTATTGTTTTTTCTTATAATCCTTTACAACCTAAAAAGGTCGTTAGGAGTATTGAAAAAATGAAAGTTACCTTTTTAGGAAGCACACCAGTATTTTTCGATTATCTCATTAAAACTGCAAAAAAATGTCGAGCTTCATTACGTTCGTTAAGATTTGTTATTTTAGGCGGAGATACTTTTAAAGATTCTTTAAGAGAGAGAACAAAAAAAGATTTTCCCCATATTATTCTCCGTCAGGGATATGGGACCACAGAGTGTTCGCCAGTTGTGACGATTAATGATGAGAATAGTCCTGAAAAAGCATCTTGTGTAGGTATTCCTATCGATGGAATGGATGTATTAATCATTTCAGAAGACACTCATGTCCCTGTTTCTTCTGGGGAGACAGGACTAGTTGTCATTCGAGGTACTTCTTTATTTTCTGGTTATTTGCGGGCAGATCCTCATCAAGGGTTTATTTGCCTCGGAGGAGAAGATTGGTATGTTACTGGAGATCTAGGATACGTTGATAAGCGGGGAGAGTTGTTTCTACAAGGCAGACTGAGTCGTTTTGTAAAAATTGGTGGAGAGATGATAAGTTTAGGCGCTGTAGAAAGTTTGCTATCACAGGGCTTTGGTATTCCCCAAGACCAAGAAGGAGTTTCATTAATTGTATGTGAGGTTCCTGATAGTGGCGGTAAGTTATGCTTATTTACTACATTTCCTACTACATGTGGAGAAGTAAATCGTATTCTAAAAAACTTAGAAGCGAGTAACATAATGAAAATCTCCTATCACCATCAGTTAGAATCCATCCCTATGTTAGGGGCTGGGAAGCCTGATTATCGCGTGTTGAACACACTGGCAGGTACGTTATTCCGTGAGAAGAAAAGTTAG
- a CDS encoding lysophospholipid acyltransferase family protein, with amino-acid sequence MKICKLWRAIYAIYGFLIGSALKLRYRIQVEGEKSLNPHPNQGCLFLSNHVAEIDPVILEYLFWHRFHVRPLAVDYLFKDPVVRWFLNSVRAIPVPSFVLGKAGEDTLKQMDAFYTEASQILNNCGSLLLYPSGKLSRNGKEEIINQYSAYVILHRSKECNVFLVRISGLWGSAFSRYKTQMSPKLGKVFKMALKALLRRGIFFLPKRTVKVTIHQISYEYLTQFSNKRDLNAFLSSWFNEGQVDLPIEVPYN; translated from the coding sequence ATGAAGATATGCAAGTTATGGCGGGCTATTTATGCAATTTATGGTTTTCTAATTGGTTCGGCTTTAAAATTGCGTTATCGAATTCAAGTAGAAGGAGAAAAATCCTTAAATCCTCATCCTAATCAAGGATGCTTATTTTTATCCAACCATGTAGCAGAAATTGATCCCGTTATTTTGGAGTATCTTTTTTGGCATCGTTTTCATGTCCGCCCTTTGGCTGTTGATTATTTATTTAAAGATCCTGTAGTTCGGTGGTTTTTAAACTCAGTACGTGCAATTCCTGTCCCCTCTTTCGTTTTGGGAAAAGCAGGTGAAGATACATTAAAACAGATGGATGCTTTCTATACTGAGGCAAGCCAGATTCTCAATAATTGTGGAAGCCTTTTACTTTATCCTTCAGGAAAGTTGTCAAGGAATGGTAAAGAAGAAATCATTAATCAGTATTCAGCATATGTGATATTGCATAGATCTAAAGAGTGTAATGTATTTCTAGTACGGATTTCTGGTTTATGGGGCAGTGCTTTCTCTCGATACAAAACGCAAATGTCACCCAAATTAGGTAAGGTGTTTAAAATGGCATTGAAAGCTCTGTTACGTCGTGGGATATTCTTCCTCCCCAAGCGTACAGTTAAGGTCACTATACATCAAATAAGTTACGAATATCTAACTCAGTTTTCTAACAAACGCGACCTCAATGCTTTTTTATCTTCTTGGTTTAATGAAGGACAAGTAGACCTACCTATAGAAGTTCCTTACAATTGA
- a CDS encoding inositol monophosphatase family protein, which produces MPSHLLDYQTVAEDIIEKTITELLRYRTRLPIVPFWTKSDGSFVTPADYGVQFCLQKKLCLAFPHIPFIGEEILDPTHDQHKCSKILEFIHALDPEVTDQDLLETPLTEQDPSSLYWLVDPIDGTAGFIKNRFFAIALSLIHNNQPILAVMACPSPDLHTFKIYSAAKNYGASLFGSAIQGRRCLEAGKTMTGKFCEASLAARNQQHHSTRLLSLSLPGQPQAYRVDSQYKYAMVAEGIVDFFIRYPFAISHTRAWDHIPGAFLVEEAGGVVTDIFGHALNSRKDNFTLENHPVILASGNAQIHSTTLEKLQKQYTHFHQENSLISKHMY; this is translated from the coding sequence ATGCCCTCTCATTTATTAGACTATCAAACAGTCGCAGAAGACATAATTGAGAAAACAATTACTGAGTTACTTCGTTACCGAACTCGTTTACCTATAGTTCCTTTTTGGACAAAATCAGATGGTTCATTTGTCACTCCTGCCGATTATGGGGTGCAGTTCTGTTTACAGAAAAAACTCTGTTTAGCCTTCCCCCATATTCCCTTTATAGGTGAGGAAATCCTTGATCCTACTCATGATCAACATAAATGTTCTAAAATCTTAGAATTTATACATGCTCTTGATCCTGAAGTTACTGATCAAGATCTCTTAGAAACACCTTTGACAGAGCAAGATCCTTCTTCTTTATACTGGCTTGTAGATCCTATTGATGGCACGGCAGGATTTATTAAAAACCGATTCTTTGCCATAGCGCTATCTTTGATTCATAATAATCAACCAATTCTTGCTGTAATGGCATGTCCATCTCCCGATTTACATACATTTAAAATTTATTCTGCAGCTAAGAATTATGGAGCCTCCTTATTTGGTTCCGCCATACAAGGGCGGCGTTGTCTAGAGGCCGGGAAAACAATGACAGGAAAATTTTGCGAGGCTTCACTGGCCGCACGAAACCAACAACATCACTCTACAAGATTATTGAGTTTATCTCTTCCAGGTCAACCTCAGGCTTATCGTGTAGATAGCCAATATAAATATGCTATGGTCGCTGAGGGTATAGTAGATTTCTTTATTCGTTATCCCTTTGCGATCTCGCATACACGTGCCTGGGATCATATTCCAGGGGCCTTTTTAGTAGAAGAAGCAGGAGGCGTGGTTACAGATATATTTGGTCATGCTTTGAACTCTAGAAAAGACAATTTTACTTTAGAAAATCACCCTGTTATCTTAGCTTCAGGGAATGCACAAATACATAGCACAACCTTAGAAAAGCTACAGAAACAATATACTCACTTTCATCAAGAAAACTCCCTGATATCTAAGCATATGTATTAA
- a CDS encoding Leu/Phe/Val dehydrogenase, producing the protein MKYPLVFKDINIKDYERVIEVTCESIQLHALIAIHQTLVGPALGGVRAFAYSTFDDALNDVLRLSKGMTYKSLLSDVGTGGGKSVIILPKGMSRATEDMLRAFGQAIDSLGGKYIAAEDIGISTKDIHIIHQETPWVCGIESISGDPAIFTAHGVFLCIKETAKQLWGTPCLQGKKIAIQGIGSVGRKLLHLLFFEGAELYVSDVNQSVLDEATQFYGATIVPPENLPLLECDIFSPCAFGGVIHRNNVSSLRCQAIVGSANNQLEDSSLGKVLHEQGILYAPDYLVNAGGLLNVACAVGTTYCPKTVLQKVNRLPVILRDIYETSNNLDQDTVMLSDAIVQTKLNTYA; encoded by the coding sequence ATGAAATACCCATTAGTGTTTAAAGACATAAATATAAAAGATTATGAGCGTGTAATAGAAGTTACTTGTGAGAGTATACAGCTGCACGCATTAATAGCGATTCACCAAACATTAGTGGGTCCCGCTTTAGGAGGAGTTCGAGCATTTGCTTATTCTACTTTTGATGATGCTTTAAACGATGTTTTACGCTTATCTAAAGGTATGACGTATAAATCTCTTCTTAGCGATGTCGGTACAGGAGGAGGAAAAAGTGTCATCATTCTTCCTAAGGGGATGTCCCGTGCTACAGAAGATATGCTTAGAGCTTTTGGTCAAGCCATAGATTCTCTAGGAGGAAAGTATATAGCTGCTGAAGATATTGGAATATCTACCAAAGATATTCATATTATTCATCAAGAGACTCCTTGGGTCTGTGGTATAGAAAGTATTAGCGGAGATCCAGCAATTTTCACTGCTCATGGTGTATTTTTATGTATCAAAGAAACAGCTAAGCAATTATGGGGAACTCCTTGTTTACAAGGTAAGAAAATTGCAATTCAAGGTATTGGTTCTGTAGGGAGAAAACTACTTCATCTCTTATTTTTTGAAGGCGCAGAGCTGTATGTTTCTGACGTAAATCAAAGTGTTTTAGATGAAGCAACTCAGTTCTATGGTGCTACGATAGTCCCCCCAGAAAATTTACCTCTACTAGAATGTGATATTTTTTCTCCTTGTGCTTTTGGTGGTGTAATTCATAGGAATAATGTTTCTTCTTTGCGCTGTCAGGCAATTGTTGGTTCGGCAAATAATCAGTTAGAAGATTCTTCTTTAGGGAAAGTGTTACATGAGCAGGGAATTCTTTATGCTCCCGATTATTTGGTAAATGCTGGTGGCTTGTTAAATGTTGCTTGTGCTGTGGGAACAACCTATTGTCCTAAAACAGTTCTACAAAAAGTAAACCGTCTTCCTGTTATTCTTCGGGATATCTACGAGACAAGCAATAATCTAGATCAAGATACCGTAATGCTGTCGGATGCTATTGTACAAACGAAACTTAATACATATGCTTAG
- a CDS encoding inorganic pyrophosphatase — protein sequence MLNYQPSAIVHPWHGPVLTEDNYESLCCYIEITPQDSVKFELDKTSGLLKVDRPQKFSNFCPCLYGLLPRTYCGDLSGKYSGEQSLRENIQGDKDPLDVCVLTEKNITHGNILLQAKPIGGLRIIDSGEADDKIIAVLEDDLVFSEIEDISDCPGTVLDMIQHYFLTYKATPEHLMNAKPAKIEIIGIYGKKEAQKVIQLAHQDYLNVFSQEKTSI from the coding sequence ATGTTGAATTATCAACCATCAGCAATTGTACATCCTTGGCACGGACCTGTCCTAACTGAAGATAATTATGAATCCTTGTGTTGTTATATAGAAATCACTCCTCAGGATTCTGTGAAATTCGAATTAGATAAAACTTCGGGACTACTCAAAGTAGATCGACCACAAAAATTCTCTAACTTCTGTCCTTGTTTATACGGCTTATTACCGAGAACCTATTGTGGGGACTTGTCTGGGAAATACAGTGGGGAACAAAGTCTCAGAGAAAATATCCAAGGAGATAAAGATCCTCTAGACGTTTGTGTTCTTACTGAGAAGAACATCACCCATGGGAATATTTTACTCCAAGCGAAACCTATTGGAGGATTACGAATTATTGATTCCGGAGAAGCTGACGACAAGATTATTGCTGTTCTTGAAGATGACTTAGTATTTTCAGAAATTGAAGATATCTCGGATTGCCCAGGGACAGTACTAGATATGATCCAGCACTACTTTCTTACTTACAAAGCAACTCCCGAGCATCTAATGAATGCCAAACCTGCAAAAATTGAAATTATTGGTATTTATGGGAAAAAAGAAGCTCAAAAAGTAATTCAATTGGCTCACCAGGACTACTTAAACGTTTTTTCCCAAGAAAAAACTTCTATCTAA
- a CDS encoding bis(5'-nucleosyl)-tetraphosphatase → MTKTKYEYSFGVIPIKFFGTPDRSTIKACFICHTQGKHWGFPKGHSEEKEGPQEAAERELVEETGLSVVHFFPKVLVEHYSFNDHEETFIRKEVVYFLAEVRGNVHADPNEICDSQWLSFQEGLRLLNFPELREITVEADKFINNYLFS, encoded by the coding sequence ATGACTAAGACAAAGTATGAGTATTCTTTTGGTGTAATTCCTATTAAATTTTTCGGTACTCCAGATCGCAGTACGATAAAAGCATGTTTTATTTGCCACACCCAAGGTAAGCATTGGGGATTTCCTAAAGGTCATTCGGAAGAAAAAGAAGGGCCCCAAGAAGCGGCAGAAAGAGAACTAGTAGAAGAAACTGGATTAAGTGTAGTACATTTCTTCCCCAAGGTATTAGTAGAACACTATTCCTTTAATGATCATGAGGAAACATTTATTCGTAAGGAAGTTGTATATTTTCTAGCAGAAGTGCGAGGGAATGTACATGCAGACCCTAATGAAATTTGTGATAGTCAATGGCTAAGTTTCCAAGAAGGCTTGCGTTTATTAAATTTCCCAGAGTTAAGGGAGATTACCGTGGAAGCCGATAAATTTATTAATAACTATCTTTTTTCTTAA
- the fabF gene encoding beta-ketoacyl-ACP synthase II: MSKKRVVVTGLGVVSCFGNEVDTLYDNLLAGKSGVRNITSFPCEDYATRFAAWVPEFNPEPYLDKKQARRVDPFIIYAVVAAKKAIAMSRWDKENLPADPLRCGVIIGSGMGGLQTLDEGMERLILANKKLSPFFIPYIITNMAPALIAMDFGLMGPNYSISTACATANYCIDAAYHHLVSGRADMIVCGGTEAAVNRVGLAGFIANRALSERNDAPQEASRPWDRDRDGFVIGEGAGVLVLETLENALKRDAPIFAEILGSYTTCDAFHITAPRDDGEGITSCILGALQQAGLAKERVNYINAHGTSTPLGDISEVLAVKKSFGSHIKNLRMNSTKSLIGHCLGAAGGVEAVVTIQAIQTGKLHPTINLENPIAEIDDFDVVANKAQDWDIDVAMSNSFGFGGHNSTILFSRYIP; encoded by the coding sequence ATGAGTAAAAAACGTGTCGTAGTTACCGGTTTAGGTGTTGTTTCTTGTTTTGGGAACGAAGTAGACACTCTTTACGACAATTTATTAGCTGGGAAGAGTGGTGTACGTAATATTACATCCTTCCCGTGTGAAGATTATGCTACCCGTTTTGCAGCCTGGGTTCCAGAGTTTAATCCCGAGCCCTATCTAGATAAAAAGCAAGCACGTAGAGTCGATCCTTTTATTATTTATGCTGTAGTTGCAGCCAAAAAAGCTATCGCTATGTCCCGGTGGGATAAAGAGAATCTTCCAGCAGATCCTCTGCGTTGCGGTGTGATTATTGGTTCTGGCATGGGTGGATTACAGACTTTAGATGAAGGTATGGAACGCCTGATTCTTGCAAATAAAAAACTCTCTCCATTTTTCATTCCTTATATTATTACCAATATGGCACCCGCACTCATTGCGATGGATTTTGGTCTTATGGGACCAAATTATTCCATATCTACAGCATGTGCAACAGCGAATTATTGCATAGACGCTGCATATCATCATTTGGTCTCTGGACGTGCAGATATGATTGTTTGCGGTGGAACCGAGGCTGCTGTGAATCGTGTAGGTTTGGCAGGATTCATTGCGAATCGTGCACTTTCTGAAAGAAATGATGCTCCTCAAGAAGCATCTCGTCCTTGGGATAGAGATCGTGATGGATTTGTTATCGGAGAAGGTGCAGGAGTTTTAGTTTTAGAGACCTTAGAAAACGCTTTAAAACGAGATGCCCCTATATTTGCTGAAATTCTTGGCTCTTATACTACTTGCGATGCTTTTCATATCACAGCACCTAGAGATGATGGCGAAGGAATTACTTCATGTATTCTTGGAGCTTTACAACAGGCGGGGTTAGCTAAGGAACGAGTGAACTATATCAATGCTCATGGGACCTCAACGCCTCTAGGCGATATTTCTGAAGTATTAGCAGTGAAAAAATCTTTTGGAAGCCATATTAAGAATTTGCGTATGAATTCTACAAAATCTCTTATAGGCCATTGCTTGGGAGCAGCCGGAGGGGTTGAAGCTGTAGTCACAATTCAAGCGATCCAAACTGGGAAATTGCACCCCACAATTAATCTAGAGAATCCTATTGCAGAAATAGATGATTTTGATGTGGTTGCAAATAAAGCCCAGGATTGGGATATTGACGTTGCTATGTCAAATTCTTTTGGTTTTGGTGGACATAATTCAACGATATTATTCTCGAGGTACATACCCTGA
- the rsfS gene encoding ribosome silencing factor, giving the protein MELFCFNLLKVIAKAIDKKKGNNPVVLDVRAISQFTDYFVFAEGNVGIHVRALADAIVQELKTHNVSPLCIEGLHHGDWVVIDCGYIVIHLFVASIREQYRLEELWKDGSIITSKLLAS; this is encoded by the coding sequence ATGGAATTATTTTGCTTTAACTTATTAAAAGTAATTGCCAAGGCTATTGATAAAAAAAAGGGAAATAACCCTGTTGTTCTGGATGTTCGCGCCATTTCCCAGTTCACGGATTATTTTGTTTTTGCTGAAGGAAATGTTGGAATACATGTCAGGGCATTGGCAGATGCTATTGTACAGGAATTAAAAACACATAATGTCTCTCCTCTATGCATAGAGGGGTTACATCATGGTGACTGGGTAGTTATAGATTGTGGATATATCGTCATCCATCTTTTTGTCGCTTCGATTAGAGAACAGTATAGATTGGAAGAGCTCTGGAAAGACGGTTCTATCATTACATCGAAACTCCTAGCTTCTTGA